From Sulfolobales archaeon, one genomic window encodes:
- a CDS encoding DUF2208 family protein, with the protein MRRVPPLVVSQTMVILYALALTFLPGEVYWIIVTLFFITYMAIMIFINIRRVRLSVSSEDAQYIRSGRQIIRVDPRKAIELIQEDRALNEEIREQMKFTMLPLISLPIVFLLYYIYQTYVTPHYIGSSDPLIRFIGNLVMFEIFFLVPLAINRAYIRGKNISMVQPIMDYMITDRGIQGSGVLIKFPLEDQNIVIRCNKARKFIEILREQQNPMGGKMSLHQRLYMEAKDLERAVEAIRRYGKANIQCT; encoded by the coding sequence ATGAGGCGAGTACCCCCACTCGTAGTTTCACAGACTATGGTTATCCTCTATGCTCTAGCACTAACCTTTCTACCAGGAGAGGTATATTGGATCATAGTGACCCTCTTCTTCATAACATATATGGCCATCATGATATTCATAAATATCAGGAGGGTGAGGCTCTCAGTAAGTAGTGAGGATGCTCAATATATAAGATCTGGTAGACAGATCATAAGGGTGGATCCTAGAAAGGCTATAGAGCTTATCCAAGAAGACAGGGCTTTAAATGAGGAGATAAGGGAGCAGATGAAATTCACCATGCTACCCCTCATATCACTCCCAATAGTCTTTCTACTCTATTACATATACCAAACATATGTAACCCCCCACTATATAGGCTCCAGCGACCCCCTAATAAGATTCATTGGAAACCTTGTTATGTTTGAAATCTTCTTTCTAGTCCCTCTAGCAATAAATAGAGCATATATAAGGGGTAAGAATATCTCTATGGTTCAACCTATAATGGATTATATGATAACAGACCGGGGTATACAGGGTTCTGGAGTTCTTATAAAATTCCCACTAGAGGATCAGAATATAGTGATTAGATGTAATAAAGCTAGAAAATTCATAGAGATCCTTAGAGAGCAGCAGAACCCGATGGGGGGTAAGATGTCTCTCCACCAGAGGCTATATATGGAAGCAAAGGATCTGGAGAGGGCTGTTGAAGCTATAAGAAGATATGGGAAAGCAAATATACAGTGCACATAA
- a CDS encoding translation initiation factor aIF-1A, with protein sequence MVKKKQEEAPKEIPLPSEGQVICVVTGAMGAEWLKVVCTDNVERVARIPGKFRKRVWISPGDLVLCAPWDFRSDRADVIYRYEKHEKKYLLDKGIVPKELLDLVGT encoded by the coding sequence TTGGTTAAGAAGAAGCAAGAGGAGGCACCGAAAGAGATACCGCTGCCTAGTGAGGGCCAGGTTATATGTGTTGTCACAGGTGCTATGGGGGCTGAGTGGCTAAAGGTGGTTTGCACAGATAATGTTGAGAGAGTTGCTAGAATCCCTGGGAAGTTTAGGAAGAGGGTGTGGATATCACCTGGAGATCTCGTTCTATGCGCTCCATGGGATTTCAGAAGCGATAGGGCGGATGTTATATATAGATATGAGAAGCATGAGAAAAAATATCTCTTAGACAAGGGGATAGTGCCTAAGGAGCTATTAGACCTCGTGGGTACATAA
- a CDS encoding 30S ribosomal protein S6e yields MPEIKIVISDPDVKTPRRVKAIAIADPSLPYGEDEKSQKILPKARISPILKKILDPQLGVISIRIKKQDGSKVKLVAQIVTDEKIPEGEIRLPEGFMREKLGVDRALAEVMRAPSFQITLSSEKSSKLYGLKIGDTIDGSIVGLSGYSLLITGGSDKAGAPMLPYISGPVKKYVLLSGPPGFHPKEDGLRKRKFVRGNTISEDTVQVNTVIVKRPGSK; encoded by the coding sequence CCAGATGTGAAGACCCCGAGAAGAGTTAAGGCAATAGCTATAGCTGACCCGAGCCTCCCATATGGGGAGGATGAGAAGTCCCAGAAGATCCTGCCAAAGGCAAGGATATCCCCGATCCTCAAGAAGATCCTGGATCCCCAGCTGGGTGTTATATCTATTAGAATTAAGAAGCAGGATGGCTCAAAGGTGAAGCTGGTGGCACAGATAGTTACAGATGAGAAGATACCAGAGGGGGAGATAAGGCTTCCAGAGGGCTTTATGAGGGAGAAGCTCGGCGTAGATAGAGCCCTTGCAGAGGTTATGAGGGCCCCAAGCTTCCAGATAACATTGTCTTCCGAGAAGAGCTCCAAGCTATATGGTCTAAAGATAGGCGATACAATAGACGGATCTATAGTTGGGCTATCAGGATATAGCCTTCTAATAACAGGCGGAAGCGATAAAGCTGGGGCACCGATGCTCCCCTATATATCTGGGCCTGTTAAGAAATACGTACTCCTAAGCGGCCCACCGGGATTCCATCCAAAGGAGGACGGGCTTAGGAAGAGAAAGTTTGTTAGAGGAAACACTATTAGCGAGGATACTGTACAGGTTAACACGGTTATAGTTAAAAGACCTGGGAGTAAATAG